From a region of the Deinococcus terrestris genome:
- a CDS encoding outer membrane protein assembly factor BamB family protein: MRKALILSLALLSPPALAQASSTSASPTVTWFKDLKVLSTVAVADDGDLYFVGSDNRLHRTDARGVERWNLPVGDIGRASPLITPQGTVIAASYDDHIYAVDASGKQLWRTRLDGDIFASPALRADGSLIAATAGGTVYALGPGGQVLWTFKVGAPVFSSPAVAQDGTIYFGAQNNRLHALTPGGKLKWTFGAGSLVFSSPAIDRQGNVYFGSSDRKLYALDPAGKLRWTRQTDLFVNASPIVTGDDLVVVGSYDGKVYAVNTTGEDEWVYPAGAPVAASAVQLADGSVVVPDLMGTVHAIGPNGQARWTVKTGKKIDTPVAVSDRGVLYFSTEGGGLSAVERQAPLADGPWTSFRSVPAGWGRVLTPQEAAARTASKRAALAALPVSRPTTAAPVPTPAKPAPTAPAATQPPAPVRPVTPPPAPTRTPQAAAEAAGRGARVVGGQVVLPLADLMAALGVRVQVLTPRTVTLGLPQAGATPHTLPVQFVNRAAYVPLSALKSLPGVRVELAGRANGLQLRQGERLLPLPLNVAALAPLRDEPEYPAVVRR; the protein is encoded by the coding sequence ATGAGAAAAGCGCTGATTCTCTCACTTGCTCTGCTCTCGCCGCCTGCTCTCGCTCAAGCCTCGTCCACCTCTGCATCACCTACCGTCACATGGTTCAAAGACCTCAAGGTGCTGTCCACCGTCGCCGTGGCCGATGATGGCGACCTCTATTTCGTCGGCTCGGACAACCGCCTGCACCGCACCGACGCGCGGGGCGTGGAGCGTTGGAATCTCCCCGTGGGGGACATCGGACGGGCCAGCCCGTTGATCACGCCGCAGGGCACGGTGATTGCGGCCTCGTACGACGACCATATCTACGCGGTGGACGCCTCCGGCAAGCAGCTCTGGCGCACCCGGCTGGACGGAGACATCTTCGCCAGCCCCGCGCTGCGGGCCGACGGCAGCCTGATCGCGGCGACGGCGGGCGGCACGGTGTACGCGCTGGGGCCGGGGGGGCAGGTGCTGTGGACCTTCAAGGTGGGGGCGCCCGTCTTTAGCAGTCCGGCGGTGGCGCAGGACGGAACGATCTACTTTGGTGCACAGAACAACCGCCTGCATGCGCTGACGCCGGGCGGCAAACTGAAATGGACCTTCGGGGCCGGGTCGCTGGTCTTCAGCAGCCCTGCCATCGACCGCCAGGGCAACGTGTACTTCGGCTCCAGCGACCGCAAGCTGTACGCCCTTGACCCCGCCGGAAAACTGCGCTGGACCCGGCAGACCGACCTGTTCGTGAATGCCAGCCCCATCGTGACGGGCGACGATCTGGTCGTCGTGGGGAGCTACGACGGTAAGGTCTACGCCGTGAACACGACGGGCGAGGACGAGTGGGTGTACCCGGCGGGCGCCCCGGTGGCGGCGTCGGCGGTGCAGCTTGCAGACGGCAGCGTGGTCGTGCCGGACCTGATGGGCACGGTGCACGCCATCGGCCCGAACGGACAGGCCCGCTGGACGGTCAAGACGGGCAAGAAGATCGACACTCCCGTCGCCGTGAGTGACCGGGGCGTGCTGTACTTCTCGACAGAGGGCGGTGGCCTGAGCGCCGTGGAGCGTCAGGCCCCGCTCGCCGACGGCCCGTGGACGAGTTTCCGCAGCGTGCCTGCCGGGTGGGGCCGCGTGTTGACCCCGCAGGAGGCCGCCGCCCGCACCGCCTCCAAGCGGGCGGCCCTCGCCGCGCTGCCGGTGTCCCGGCCGACGACGGCCGCGCCTGTCCCCACTCCTGCCAAGCCCGCGCCGACTGCTCCGGCAGCGACCCAGCCTCCCGCCCCCGTTCGCCCGGTGACGCCCCCACCCGCTCCCACCCGCACGCCGCAGGCCGCCGCCGAGGCCGCCGGACGCGGGGCACGGGTCGTGGGCGGGCAGGTGGTCCTCCCCCTGGCCGACCTCATGGCGGCGCTGGGGGTACGGGTGCAGGTGCTCACGCCGCGCACGGTGACACTCGGATTGCCGCAGGCTGGGGCCACGCCCCACACCCTCCCGGTGCAGTTCGTGAACCGCGCAGCTTACGTGCCCCTCTCGGCCCTGAAGAGCCTGCCGGGTGTCCGGGTCGAGCTGGCGGGCCGGGCGAACGGGCTCCAGTTGCGCCAGGGCGAGCGCCTGCTGCCCTTGCCGCTGAATGTCGCGGCCCTGGCCCCGCTGCGCGACGAACCCGAATACCCGGCCGTGGTGCGGCGCTGA
- a CDS encoding metallophosphoesterase family protein: MRVLALSDTHGLLRPEVLPLTAQADAVLHAGDVGKMEILEALRAVSPGPVHAVRGNVDRSPPLSDLPETALLELGGIWIYMLHDLSALDLSPVAAGVQVVLSGHTHQPRAEEQDGVLYLNPGSVGPRRFRLPVACAWLHLKGGGVRAEPVVLAP, translated from the coding sequence ATGCGCGTCCTCGCCTTGTCCGACACCCACGGCCTGCTGCGCCCGGAAGTTCTGCCCCTCACCGCGCAGGCCGACGCCGTGCTGCACGCGGGTGACGTGGGAAAGATGGAAATATTGGAGGCGCTGCGGGCCGTCTCCCCCGGCCCGGTTCACGCCGTGCGCGGCAACGTGGACCGCTCGCCGCCGCTGTCCGACTTGCCGGAGACGGCGCTGCTGGAGCTGGGGGGTATCTGGATTTATATGCTGCACGACCTCTCGGCCCTCGACCTCTCCCCCGTCGCGGCCGGGGTGCAAGTCGTCCTCTCGGGCCATACCCACCAGCCCCGCGCCGAGGAACAGGACGGCGTGCTGTACCTGAATCCGGGGTCGGTGGGGCCGCGCCGCTTCCGGTTGCCGGTGGCCTGCGCGTGGCTGCATCTGAAGGGGGGCGGCGTGCGGGCCGAACCCGTCGTCCTGGCCCCCTGA
- a CDS encoding MBL fold metallo-hydrolase — protein MTALPAPVRVQGTLHALQVPIPYPMKTVTVLIDTGGPVTLIDTALDTPEARTAIEDGLAALGLHWPDVERVIITHHHPDHYGLAGVVEERGGATVQMLDVEIGRGERYWHLWEEWLPGHIKHMADHGLPPGLLESLERDSRRTRDRVQPASRVQPLREGQQVPLAGTDWEVLWLPGHADGHLGLWNEEESLLIAGDAILPRISPNIGLYAYTRPDPLGDYLQTLGKLEALNPRRAVVGHHGPVMEGVQARARELRSHHHERLDFVQAEAAREARSAYELSLVMFPRDLNVAGRRFALAETLAHAEHLRLLGALARTWQDGAWVYHA, from the coding sequence ATGACCGCTCTTCCCGCTCCCGTGCGCGTCCAAGGCACCCTGCACGCCCTTCAGGTGCCGATCCCCTACCCGATGAAGACGGTCACCGTGCTGATCGACACAGGCGGCCCGGTCACGCTGATCGACACGGCGCTCGACACGCCGGAGGCGCGGACGGCCATCGAGGACGGCTTGGCTGCACTCGGCCTGCACTGGCCGGATGTGGAGCGGGTCATCATCACCCACCACCACCCCGACCACTACGGGCTGGCAGGCGTGGTCGAGGAGCGCGGCGGGGCGACCGTGCAGATGCTGGACGTGGAGATCGGGCGCGGCGAGCGGTACTGGCACCTCTGGGAAGAGTGGCTGCCCGGGCACATCAAGCACATGGCGGACCACGGCCTCCCGCCGGGGCTGCTGGAGAGCCTGGAGCGCGACAGCCGCCGCACCCGCGACCGCGTGCAGCCTGCCAGCCGGGTTCAGCCGCTGCGCGAGGGCCAGCAGGTGCCGCTGGCCGGAACCGACTGGGAGGTGCTGTGGCTGCCCGGCCACGCGGACGGGCACCTAGGCCTCTGGAACGAGGAAGAAAGCCTGCTGATCGCCGGAGACGCGATCCTGCCGCGCATCAGCCCCAATATCGGCCTGTACGCCTATACCCGGCCCGATCCTCTGGGAGACTACCTCCAGACCCTTGGCAAGCTGGAGGCCCTGAACCCGCGCCGCGCCGTCGTGGGGCATCACGGCCCCGTCATGGAGGGCGTGCAGGCCCGCGCCCGCGAGCTGCGCTCGCACCACCACGAGCGGCTCGACTTCGTGCAGGCCGAGGCCGCGCGGGAGGCCCGCAGCGCCTACGAGCTGAGCTTGGTGATGTTTCCGCGCGACCTGAATGTCGCTGGGCGCCGCTTCGCCCTCGCGGAGACGCTGGCACACGCCGAGCACCTCCGGCTGCTGGGGGCGCTGGCCCGCACGTGGCAGGACGGGGCGTGGGTGTACCACGCCTGA
- a CDS encoding citrate/2-methylcitrate synthase: MTNTANVAKGLEGVLFTESKLTFINGTEGILTHLGIPIQDWAEHSTFEELSLALLNGKLPTAAELAAFDAELKANRAVPEALVEIIRHMPRGVHPMQALRTAVSYLGLLDPQAEQTTEDARRAISVRMIAQFSTIIAAINRAQEGHDIVAPRMDLTHAGNFLYMLTGKEPTEEQARLFDIALVLHADHGMNASTFTAIATASTLSDMYSCITSAVGALKGPLHGGANEAVMDMLDEVGTPDKAEAYITGKLDRKEKIMGVGHRVYKYFDPRSRVLRDYAEVVANKEGKSNYYQILETIEKTVVDRIGSKGIYPNVDFYSGTVYSDLGIRKEYFTPIFALARISGWCASVIEYTRDNRLLRPDAVYTGERDQKYVPLQERQ; this comes from the coding sequence ATGACCAACACCGCCAACGTCGCCAAGGGGCTGGAAGGTGTGCTCTTCACCGAGAGCAAGCTGACCTTTATCAACGGAACCGAGGGCATCCTGACCCACCTCGGCATCCCGATTCAGGACTGGGCCGAGCACAGCACCTTCGAGGAACTCTCGCTGGCCCTGCTGAACGGCAAGCTGCCCACCGCCGCTGAACTCGCCGCCTTCGACGCCGAACTCAAGGCCAACCGCGCCGTTCCCGAGGCGCTCGTCGAGATCATTCGCCACATGCCGCGCGGGGTTCACCCCATGCAGGCGCTGCGCACCGCCGTCTCCTACCTCGGGCTGCTGGACCCCCAGGCCGAGCAGACCACCGAAGACGCCCGCCGCGCCATCTCGGTGCGGATGATCGCGCAGTTCTCGACGATCATCGCGGCCATCAACCGCGCCCAGGAGGGCCACGACATCGTCGCCCCGCGCATGGACCTGACCCACGCCGGGAACTTCCTGTACATGCTGACGGGCAAGGAGCCGACCGAGGAGCAGGCCCGGCTGTTCGACATCGCCCTCGTGCTGCACGCCGACCACGGCATGAACGCCAGCACCTTCACGGCGATTGCCACCGCGAGCACCCTCAGCGACATGTACTCCTGCATCACCTCGGCGGTCGGGGCGCTCAAGGGGCCGCTGCACGGCGGCGCGAACGAGGCCGTGATGGACATGCTCGACGAGGTCGGCACCCCTGACAAGGCCGAGGCCTACATCACCGGGAAGCTCGACCGCAAGGAAAAGATCATGGGCGTCGGTCACCGCGTCTACAAGTACTTCGACCCCCGCTCGCGCGTGCTGCGCGACTACGCCGAGGTCGTCGCCAACAAGGAAGGCAAGAGCAACTACTACCAGATTCTCGAGACCATCGAGAAAACGGTGGTGGACCGCATCGGCTCCAAGGGCATCTACCCCAACGTGGACTTCTACTCCGGGACCGTTTACTCCGACCTCGGCATCCGCAAGGAATACTTCACGCCGATCTTCGCGCTCGCCCGCATCAGCGGCTGGTGCGCCAGCGTGATCGAGTACACCCGCGACAACCGCCTGCTGCGCCCCGACGCGGTGTACACGGGCGAGCGCGACCAGAAGTACGTGCCGCTGCAAGAGCGCCAGTAA
- the tsaB gene encoding tRNA (adenosine(37)-N6)-threonylcarbamoyltransferase complex dimerization subunit type 1 TsaB produces the protein MPAMPASAAPHPVTLALDTATPFLTLALAWPGGERSWREEVGRAHAERLAGTVRDLFTDAGLPFHAGTVVIGTGPGSYTGVRVGASYALGLGRVWGARVLGVPTLEGLVGGLEGEVAVSLDARRENVYGAVYEVRGGVVGRVIHPPHKDSLDAFETLAAGRPHHRDPPPDGLALLRAGLDHGSEEWALAYL, from the coding sequence ATGCCCGCCATGCCAGCGTCCGCTGCCCCCCACCCCGTCACCCTGGCCCTTGATACCGCCACCCCCTTCCTGACCCTGGCCCTGGCCTGGCCCGGCGGCGAGCGGTCCTGGCGCGAGGAGGTCGGGCGGGCGCACGCCGAACGGTTGGCAGGGACGGTACGCGACCTCTTCACGGACGCGGGCCTCCCCTTTCACGCCGGCACGGTCGTGATTGGCACCGGGCCAGGGTCCTACACCGGGGTGCGCGTGGGCGCGAGCTACGCGCTGGGCCTGGGCCGGGTGTGGGGAGCGCGGGTGCTGGGCGTACCGACCCTGGAAGGGCTGGTGGGCGGCCTGGAGGGGGAAGTGGCCGTCTCGCTGGACGCGCGGCGGGAGAACGTCTACGGCGCGGTGTATGAGGTGCGGGGCGGGGTGGTGGGCCGAGTGATTCACCCCCCGCACAAGGACAGTCTGGACGCCTTCGAGACGCTCGCCGCCGGACGCCCGCACCACCGTGACCCACCCCCCGACGGCCTCGCGCTGCTGCGGGCCGGTCTGGACCACGGGAGTGAGGAGTGGGCGCTGGCGTACCTGTAG
- a CDS encoding FUN14 domain-containing protein, protein MASLPPAPTPDASLSEALRSVLPDLSVGALLGFATGLALRKVSRLALTLLGLLFVTVQLLAFWDILSVNWLRVQALADPLLRQGGEAGAAWLGRVLTANLPFAGAYAAGLVLGLRARG, encoded by the coding sequence TTGGCCTCTTTGCCCCCCGCCCCCACTCCCGACGCTTCCCTCTCCGAGGCGCTGCGCTCCGTGCTGCCCGACCTCAGCGTGGGGGCGCTGCTGGGCTTTGCCACCGGGCTCGCGCTGCGGAAGGTGAGTCGCCTCGCCCTGACCCTGCTGGGGCTGCTGTTCGTGACGGTGCAACTCCTGGCCTTCTGGGACATCCTCAGCGTGAACTGGCTGCGCGTGCAGGCATTGGCCGACCCCCTGCTGCGTCAGGGTGGGGAAGCTGGGGCGGCGTGGCTGGGGCGGGTGCTTACGGCAAATCTGCCCTTCGCGGGGGCGTATGCGGCGGGGCTGGTGCTGGGGTTGCGGGCGCGGGGGTAG
- a CDS encoding RNA polymerase sigma factor codes for MVGSDVTPEPDVLPPELLDRLSRGDEAAWYDFVSAHEGRMYAYLYRLEGNAEDALDLTQEVFYRAWRSIRTFRPGERVLPWLYQVARNTQIESHRRKQLQRFSLEEAREDVGFEVTSAARSPVQAAESADAQGRVQRALMELAPEYREAVVLRFVEDLPYDEIARIQGVAVGTAKSRVFRAKEQLAGLLADAADVH; via the coding sequence ATGGTGGGCAGCGACGTGACGCCCGAGCCTGATGTCCTCCCCCCCGAGTTGCTGGACCGCCTCAGCCGGGGGGACGAGGCGGCGTGGTACGACTTCGTGTCGGCCCACGAGGGCCGCATGTACGCCTACCTTTACCGGCTGGAGGGCAACGCCGAAGACGCGCTCGACCTCACCCAGGAGGTCTTTTACCGGGCGTGGCGCTCGATTCGCACCTTTCGGCCCGGCGAGCGGGTGCTGCCGTGGCTGTATCAGGTCGCCCGCAACACCCAGATCGAGTCTCACCGCCGCAAGCAGCTTCAGCGTTTCAGTCTGGAAGAAGCGCGGGAGGACGTGGGCTTCGAGGTCACCAGTGCGGCCCGCTCGCCCGTGCAGGCCGCCGAGAGCGCTGACGCGCAGGGCCGCGTGCAGCGGGCGCTGATGGAACTGGCTCCCGAATACCGTGAGGCCGTCGTGCTGCGCTTTGTCGAGGACCTGCCCTACGACGAGATCGCCCGCATTCAGGGGGTGGCGGTGGGCACGGCCAAGAGCCGCGTCTTCCGGGCCAAGGAGCAACTCGCAGGGCTGCTGGCCGACGCGGCGGACGTGCATTAG
- a CDS encoding CAP domain-containing protein: MRSGLLAGVAVLGACAAQPVTFRVNFSMSETRRAPLTVAFRAQASADHRVVWDFGDGQGGQGSATAHTYYQPGTYTVRAQLLDNRGRVRSTATGDVKVESSGPERAELVVLLGRDEVRLSAAGSVIYRPATPRFSLDGRPVDAGPIPLETGEYRAGVRLPGEGGVLTQGVTFRMAPFSRSVPFETEVLRLTNQARARGWNCAALREGGQSLPPLKRHPELEVAALAQSAGMALHGYFDHRSTLDGSTPATRVQATGLRVGASAENIAGGQTTPQAVVDAWLRSPGHCRNIMGDFTHLGVAHVERPGTRYRHFWTQVFGTPLVE, from the coding sequence ATGAGGAGCGGCCTGCTGGCGGGCGTGGCGGTGCTGGGGGCGTGCGCGGCGCAGCCGGTAACGTTCCGGGTGAATTTCTCGATGAGCGAGACGCGACGGGCGCCGCTGACCGTGGCCTTCCGGGCGCAGGCCTCAGCCGACCACCGCGTGGTGTGGGACTTCGGGGACGGGCAGGGGGGCCAGGGGAGCGCCACGGCGCACACGTACTACCAGCCGGGGACCTACACGGTGCGGGCACAACTGCTCGACAACCGTGGGCGGGTGCGCTCGACCGCCACGGGCGATGTGAAGGTGGAAAGCAGCGGCCCCGAACGCGCCGAACTCGTCGTGCTGCTGGGGCGGGACGAGGTGCGGCTCTCGGCGGCGGGCAGCGTGATCTACCGGCCTGCCACGCCACGCTTCTCGCTGGACGGCCGTCCGGTCGACGCGGGGCCGATCCCGCTGGAAACCGGGGAGTACCGGGCGGGGGTGCGGCTCCCCGGCGAAGGCGGCGTGCTCACGCAGGGGGTCACCTTCCGGATGGCCCCGTTCTCCCGCAGCGTCCCCTTCGAGACGGAAGTGCTGCGCCTGACCAACCAGGCGCGGGCGCGGGGCTGGAACTGCGCGGCCCTGCGGGAGGGAGGCCAGAGCCTGCCGCCCCTCAAGCGCCACCCGGAGCTGGAGGTCGCCGCGCTGGCGCAGTCGGCGGGGATGGCCCTGCACGGCTACTTCGACCACCGCAGCACCCTGGACGGCAGCACGCCCGCCACGCGGGTGCAGGCGACGGGCCTGCGGGTGGGGGCCAGTGCCGAAAACATCGCCGGGGGGCAGACCACCCCGCAGGCGGTAGTGGACGCGTGGCTGCGCAGTCCCGGCCACTGCCGCAACATCATGGGCGACTTCACGCACCTCGGCGTGGCCCATGTGGAGCGGCCCGGCACCCGCTACCGCCACTTCTGGACCCAGGTGTTCGGCACGCCGCTGGTGGAGTAA
- a CDS encoding sensor histidine kinase — MSARATEDVTTGAAGAAPAHRVPLGVRAREGLLALLPTVVTGVLLLLALQPAYRSLLDRGDGWSIYSYHGLAKDVLQYRAARLDPAVSREEREQIRDQVRSSLLTPGQFDHLAEVEALGEARLNRIRTLLEEGTPQALAEAGRQAVQLSAQAEALSNQQGQDYASEFRQLRQVLLWTALATGLLSMALILRALRLWRSERERRARREARQREALSFASHELRRPLQNLLLASDLLRHSDTPEAQQRLLGLIEDSARQLASRADLTRLDDLYLDVTLRVAPTDLRLMVQRAAGGRVAARVPEEPVVWSADPDRVTQMLENLVENALKYTSGPVEVALAVVGGQPELTVRDHGPGIPPERRAQMFLPYERGPLSVAPGQGLGLSLVRRYARAHGGDVTLEDAPGGGTLARVRLGEPPLVDERR; from the coding sequence GTGAGCGCCCGCGCCACCGAAGACGTGACAACGGGCGCTGCGGGGGCCGCGCCCGCCCACCGGGTCCCCCTGGGCGTGCGGGCGCGGGAAGGTCTGCTCGCGCTGCTGCCCACCGTGGTGACGGGGGTGCTCCTGCTCCTCGCGCTGCAACCCGCCTACCGCTCGCTGCTGGACCGGGGCGACGGCTGGTCCATCTACAGCTACCACGGTCTCGCCAAGGACGTGCTGCAGTACCGTGCCGCCCGCCTCGACCCGGCGGTGTCCCGGGAGGAACGCGAGCAGATCCGCGATCAGGTGCGGTCGAGCCTGCTGACGCCGGGGCAGTTCGACCATCTGGCCGAGGTCGAAGCCCTGGGTGAAGCCCGGCTGAACCGGATTCGCACGCTGCTGGAGGAAGGTACCCCGCAGGCCCTCGCCGAAGCGGGGCGGCAGGCCGTGCAGCTCAGCGCCCAGGCCGAGGCGCTGTCGAACCAGCAGGGGCAGGACTACGCCAGCGAGTTTCGCCAGCTCCGCCAGGTGCTGCTGTGGACGGCCCTGGCGACCGGGCTGCTGAGCATGGCCCTGATCCTGCGGGCGCTGCGGCTGTGGCGCTCGGAGCGCGAACGCCGTGCCCGGCGCGAGGCCCGGCAGCGCGAGGCCCTCAGTTTTGCCAGCCATGAGCTGCGCCGTCCCCTCCAGAACCTGCTGCTCGCCAGCGACCTGCTGCGGCACTCCGACACCCCCGAGGCCCAGCAGCGTCTGCTGGGCCTGATTGAGGACAGTGCCCGGCAGCTCGCCAGCCGCGCCGACCTCACCCGGCTCGACGACCTGTACCTCGACGTGACCCTGCGGGTGGCGCCCACCGACTTGCGCCTGATGGTGCAGCGGGCCGCAGGGGGGCGCGTCGCGGCGCGGGTGCCGGAGGAGCCGGTCGTGTGGTCGGCCGATCCCGACCGCGTGACCCAGATGCTGGAAAACCTGGTCGAAAACGCCCTGAAGTACACCTCCGGCCCGGTCGAGGTGGCGCTCGCGGTGGTGGGCGGGCAGCCTGAGCTCACCGTGCGCGACCACGGCCCCGGCATCCCGCCGGAGCGCCGGGCCCAGATGTTCTTGCCCTACGAGCGCGGTCCCCTGAGCGTGGCGCCGGGACAGGGGCTGGGCCTGTCCCTGGTGCGCCGCTACGCCCGCGCCCACGGCGGCGACGTGACCCTGGAAGACGCGCCGGGCGGGGGCACCCTGGCGAGGGTGCGGCTGGGCGAGCCCCCGCTGGTGGATGAGCGGCGCTGA
- a CDS encoding DUF4384 domain-containing protein, producing the protein MRPSFLLLVTPLLGALSLGTAGAAPVLSAQSIIVNPVQTSLSVRVWTDRGSGTQAPAYAVGERIRLYAIVNQDAYVYLFNVDPQGQVDLVLPNQYQSGGNFVKANTTRTFPAAGDPFTFDIAGPLGLNKVLVLASLKPLDLGQIATFKSQQSRFATVSVQGQGQLAQALSIVVNPLPQASWVSDTAFYTVATRKEQAAPLQTPAPAPTAATPPRGTPIQPPPRTAQALSITVQPLPNVREWKAAVQGRSLQAVYDEYAARLKAEGFTQASTRKTGNHIRGEFRKGSARAELEVKQKGKKADYEVKIERR; encoded by the coding sequence ATGCGTCCTTCTTTCCTCCTGCTCGTGACCCCGCTGCTGGGAGCCCTCTCGCTGGGGACCGCCGGGGCCGCTCCGGTGCTCAGTGCCCAGAGCATCATCGTCAACCCGGTCCAGACCAGCCTGAGTGTCCGGGTGTGGACCGACCGGGGCAGCGGCACGCAGGCGCCCGCCTACGCGGTGGGCGAACGCATCCGGCTGTATGCCATTGTCAACCAGGACGCCTACGTCTACCTCTTCAACGTGGACCCGCAGGGTCAGGTAGACCTGGTGCTGCCCAACCAGTACCAGAGCGGCGGCAACTTCGTGAAGGCGAACACCACCCGCACCTTCCCGGCGGCGGGCGATCCCTTCACCTTCGACATCGCGGGGCCGTTGGGACTGAACAAGGTGCTGGTCCTGGCGAGCTTAAAACCGCTAGACCTGGGGCAGATCGCCACCTTCAAGAGCCAGCAGAGCCGCTTCGCCACCGTGAGCGTGCAGGGGCAGGGGCAGCTCGCACAGGCGCTGAGCATCGTGGTCAACCCACTGCCGCAGGCGAGTTGGGTGTCGGACACGGCCTTCTACACCGTCGCCACGCGGAAGGAACAGGCCGCGCCTCTCCAGACCCCTGCTCCGGCGCCCACTGCGGCCACTCCTCCCCGTGGCACCCCGATCCAGCCGCCGCCCCGCACCGCTCAGGCCCTCTCGATCACGGTTCAGCCCCTGCCGAACGTGCGCGAGTGGAAGGCCGCAGTTCAGGGCCGCAGCCTCCAGGCCGTCTACGACGAGTACGCCGCCCGCCTGAAGGCCGAAGGCTTCACCCAGGCCAGCACCCGCAAGACCGGCAACCATATCCGGGGCGAGTTCCGCAAGGGGAGCGCCCGCGCCGAGCTGGAGGTCAAGCAGAAGGGCAAGAAGGCCGACTACGAGGTCAAGATCGAGCGCCGCTGA
- the pdhA gene encoding pyruvate dehydrogenase (acetyl-transferring) E1 component subunit alpha, with protein sequence MTDDMVQLLTPSGEVTDAARLPDPDTQRHLYRLMRRARHFDERAWVLYRTGRMGVFPPYGGMEASQVGTAAALTHEDWLFPTYRDTGAALTYGLPIPQTIAYWRTSPHGWAMPENLKVLPFYIPIATQYPHAVGAALAEARRGTSNVAMAFIGDGGSSEGDFHEALNFAGALNAPCVFILQNNGWAISVPTRAQTKATNLSRRADGYGIPGVRVDGNDVLATYVVTREAVERARRGEGPTLIETVTYRVKPHTVADDPSRYRTADDTAGWDEKDPVVRLRTHLLAQGHLTEEQDAEIVREIEAEFEAALAEADAYPEPTPAEIVNHVFAEPTPALRRQRAELLAEEGQ encoded by the coding sequence ATGACGGACGACATGGTGCAACTGCTGACCCCCAGCGGCGAGGTGACCGACGCCGCCCGGCTGCCCGACCCGGACACGCAGCGCCATCTCTACCGCCTGATGCGCCGCGCCCGGCACTTCGACGAGCGGGCCTGGGTGCTGTACCGCACCGGGCGCATGGGCGTCTTTCCGCCCTACGGCGGCATGGAGGCCAGTCAGGTCGGCACCGCCGCCGCGCTGACCCACGAGGACTGGCTGTTCCCGACCTACCGCGACACGGGCGCGGCGCTGACCTACGGCCTGCCCATCCCACAGACCATTGCCTACTGGCGCACCAGCCCCCACGGCTGGGCGATGCCGGAAAACCTCAAGGTGCTGCCCTTTTACATCCCCATCGCCACCCAGTACCCGCATGCGGTCGGGGCGGCGCTCGCCGAGGCGCGGCGCGGCACGTCCAACGTGGCGATGGCCTTTATCGGGGACGGGGGCAGCTCGGAGGGCGATTTCCACGAGGCGCTGAACTTCGCGGGGGCGCTGAACGCCCCGTGCGTGTTCATCCTCCAGAACAACGGGTGGGCGATCAGCGTGCCCACCCGCGCCCAGACGAAGGCGACCAACCTGTCACGCCGCGCCGACGGCTACGGCATTCCCGGCGTGCGGGTGGACGGCAACGACGTGCTGGCGACCTACGTGGTGACCCGCGAGGCGGTCGAGCGTGCCCGCCGAGGCGAGGGACCGACCCTGATCGAGACGGTGACCTACCGGGTCAAGCCCCACACCGTCGCGGACGACCCCAGCCGCTACCGCACCGCCGACGACACGGCGGGCTGGGACGAGAAGGACCCGGTGGTGCGCCTGCGAACCCACCTGCTCGCCCAGGGCCACCTCACCGAGGAACAGGACGCCGAGATCGTCCGCGAGATCGAGGCCGAGTTCGAGGCCGCGCTCGCGGAGGCCGACGCCTACCCCGAGCCCACCCCCGCCGAGATCGTCAATCACGTCTTCGCGGAGCCGACCCCGGCGCTGCGGCGACAGCGGGCCGAGCTGCTGGCGGAGGAAGGGCAGTGA